The following proteins are co-located in the Homalodisca vitripennis isolate AUS2020 unplaced genomic scaffold, UT_GWSS_2.1 ScUCBcl_3190;HRSCAF=8552, whole genome shotgun sequence genome:
- the LOC124372432 gene encoding uncharacterized protein LOC124372432: MKEDIIIAVQNRPALWDKRHKQHHNRHVLDKEWKEIAKELKVTDKVVKQIWKNLRQEFRKQFSKTIKSGAAAPETPTWKYYDSMAFLKDQFLPRKSTGNLADVIADDSDHDLNEEESEEVTEIGQECDEPDNPQLDTENLTIVPAPESESRQQQKSHASRPAMPPRFNTNDLITRTGFKKRITTQAAIGRELVQLEKEKLKLKQQKSEDRANDEDVGFFNSLLPHVKNLNPRKKMLFRMKVQEILFDMAYSPEPPSSFSTTSTVTRPTSVDHSTSSHRYSPYDSSSPSTMASPSPVTFAQLVRDVTSPLNYNQDGGETYVPEYTHF, encoded by the exons ATGAAGGAAGATATTATTATTGCTGTCCAAAATCGTCCAGCCTTGTGGGACAAGAGACACAAGCAACATCACAATCGTCACGTTCTGGACAAGGAATGGAAGGAAATTGCGAAAGAACTAAAAGTTACAG ATAAAGTTGTGAAGCAAATTTGGAAGAACTTGAGGCAAGAATTCagaaaacaattttccaaaacaattaagTCTGGAGCTGCAGCACCAGAAACACCCACATGGAAATATTACGACAGCATGGCGTTTCTCAAAGACCAGTTTTTGCCCCGCAAATCAACAGGAAACCTTGCAGATGTAATAGCAGATGACTCAGACCACGACCTAAACGAAGAGGAGTCGGAAGAAGTGACCGAGATAGGCCAAGAATGTGATGAACCTGACAATCCACAGTTGGACACAGAGAATCTGACAATAGTACCGGCGCCGGAGAGTGAATCACGCCAGCAGCAGAAATCTCATGCATCACGCCCTGCAATGCCACCAAGATTTAATACGAATGACCTGATCACAAGaacaggatttaaaaaaagaatcacgACACAAGCAGCTATTGGACGGGAATTAGTGCAGTTGGAGAAAGAAAAGTTGAAGTTAAAGCAACAGAAAAGTGAGGACAGGGCAAATGACGAGGATGTTGGGTTCTTCAACTCACTGCTACCCCATGTTAAAAACCTGAATCCTAGAAAGAAAATGTTGTTCAGGATGAAAGTTCAAGAAATTCTTTTTGACATGGCATACTCACCCGAACCACCATCATCATTCTCAACAACATCAACTGTCACTAGACCTACGTCAGTAGACCACAGTACAAGCTCTCATCGCTACAGTCCCTACGACAGTTCCTCTCCTAGTACCATGGCATCACCATCACCAGTCACCTTCGCACAGCTGGTCCGCGACGTGACTTCACCATTGAACTACAACCAGGATGGCGGCGAAACATATGTTCCCGAGTACACtcacttttaa